Within Amycolatopsis sp. FDAARGOS 1241, the genomic segment CCTGCTCGCCGACCAGCGCGAACTGGCCACGATGTCGATGCTGCTGCCCCCGCAGATGCTCAACACCATGGCGGCCGACGCCGGCAGCGACCCGGTGAAGGTCACCGAGGCGTTCTACGCCGACCCGATCCGCCGCTACATGCTGCCCGTGCGCAGCGACCGCGACCTCGTCTGGCCGAGCCACCCGCATTCCGAGCGCGACTCGCTGCACGAGGCCGAGATGTGGGTCGTGGAGGGTCTCACCCACCGGTACCCGACGAAGGTGCTGGCCGAGCTGATCTCGACCTGCCCGCAGTACTGCGGGCACTGCACCCGCATGGACCTCGTCGGGAACTCCACCCAGCAGGTCGAGAAGCACAAGCTCACGCTCAAGCCCGTCGACCGCCAGGACGCGATGATCGGCTACCTCAAGCGCACCCCGGGCGTGCGCGACGTCGTCGTGTCCGGCGGCGACGTCGCCAACGTGCCCTGGCCACAGCTGGAAGCCTTCCTGATGCGCCTGATGGACATCGAAACCGTCCGCGACGTTCGGCTCGCGACGAAGGCGCTCGCGGCGCTGCCACAGCACTGGCTGCAGCCCAAGGTGGTCGAAGGGCTCGAACGCGTGGCCGTCACCGCCCAGCGGCGCGGGGTGAACCTGGCCATCCACACGCACGTGAACCACGCACAGTCCGTCACGCCACTCGTCGCGGAAGCCGCGCGCACCGCCCTGGAGGTCGGCGTGCGCGACGTGCGCAACCAGGGCGTGCTGATGCGCGGCGTCAACGCCACCCCCGCCGCGCTGCTGGACCTGTGCTTCGCGCTGCAGGGCGAGGCGAACATCCTGCCGTACTACTTCTACATGTGCGACATGATCCCCAACGCCGAACACTGGCGCGTCGCTGTGTGGGAAGCCCAGGAACTGCAGCACGCGATCATGGGCTACCTCCCGGGCTACGCCACGCCTCGCATCGTCTGCGACGTGCCGTATGTCGGGAAGCGCTGGGTCCACCAGCTCGCGGAGTACGACCGTGAACGCGGCATCTCGTACTGGACGAAGAACTACCGCACCGGCATCGAACACGCGGACCCCGAGGCGCTGCGGCGCCGCTACCCGTACTACGACCCGATTTCGACGTTGCCCGGCAGCGGCCGGAAGTGGTGGGCGGAGCAGAACGGCTGAGCGCACGCGCACCCGGCTCCGGTGACCACGAGAGGTTCGGCAGAAGAGCTGAGCTCGGCGAACAGAACACACGCTTCCCCGCCACTATCAACGTATAACGCACCCCGGGGCTTGTGGCAAGACCCGGGTGATGCCGCACAATCACCGTCCTGATGCCCGCGACCTGCGGAAACGACGACCGCAGGAGCGGGCCGGGGTGATGGTGAGGGGTCTGTTGTCCGCTGAGGGGTACGAACGGGAACTGCGGTCCGAACGCGACTACGTCGCCGGGCTGTACGCGCGGCTCGACGCCGAGCGCGCGCGGGTGAAGAACGAATACGAGAAGGCGCTGGGGGCCGACGGCAGCTCGGTAATGGAACGCGACGTGTCCGTGCGCGCGCTCGACCGGGAAGTCCGGCGGCTGAGCGTGGTCGACAACGGGTTGTGCTTCGGCCGGCTGGACACCGTTGAGGGCGAAACGTCCTACATCGGCCGCATCGGGCTGTTCGACGAGGAGGACGAGTACCGGCCCGTGCTGCTGGACTGGCGCGCGCCCGCAGCTCGCCCGTTCTACACAGCCACCGGCGCGACCGCGGAGGGGATGCGGCGGCGCCGGCAGTTCCACACGCGCGGGCGCGCCGTGGCCGGGTTCACCGACGAGGTGTTCGGCCGGCCCGGCGCCGGCGAGGGCGGCGATGCCGCGCTGCTGGCCGCGGTCAACGCGCCGCGCGGCGAGGGCATGCGCGACATCGTCGCCACGATCCAGGCCGAGCAGGACGAGATCATCCGCCTCGAGCACCCCGGGGTGCTGGTGATCGAAGGCGGGCCGGGGACCGGGAAGACGGTGGTGGCGCTGCACCGCGTCGCCTACCTGCTCTACACCCAGCGGGAGCGGATGGAACGCCACGGCGTGCTCGTCGTGGGGCCGAACCCCGCGTTCCTCACCCACATCGGCCGGGTGCTGCCGTCGCTGGGCGAGACCGACGTGGTGTTCACGACGACCGGCGAACTCGTGCCCGGGCTGCGCGTCACGGCCGAGGACACACCGGAAGCCACGCGGCTGAAGGGCTCGCTGAAGATCCTCGACGTGCTCACCGCAGCGATCGCCGACCGGCAGCGGGTACCGGGCGAGCCCGTGCCGATCGACCTCGGCGGTGTCACGGTCCGGATCGACGCCGAAACCGCGCAGTGGGCGATCGAGGAAGCGCGCGCGAGCGGGTTGCCGCACAACGAGGCACGGGCGGTGTTCACCGAGATCGTCACCTACGTGCTCACGGAGCGGGCGATCAACCGCATCGGCCGCGGCTGGCTCTCGCGCGAGGACCGCGACGAGTGGGAGGACCTGCGCCGGACGCTGCTCAAGGAACTCGCCGAGGACACGCGGTTCACCGCGGCCGTCGACGAGCTGTGGCCGATCCTGACGCCGGAAACCCTGCTGGCGCCGCTGTACGAATCGGCCGACCGGCTGCGCGCGGCCGGCGCCGACCCGGCGCTGGGGCGCGCCCACGGTGCCGAGTGGACGGTGGCGGACGTGCCGCTGCTCGACGAACTCGTCGACCTGCTGGGCCGGGACAAGGCCGCCGACACCGCGGCCGAGCGTGCGGCCGAACGGGACCGCCGCGCCGAAGCCGCCTACGCCGACCAGGTGCTGGACCAGCTCAAGCTCGATCGGGAAGAGCAGGACGAGGACGTGCTGCTGGCCGCGGAGAACCTGCTCTACGGCCAGGACCTGGCCGGCCGGTTCGTCGAGGAGGACACGCGGTCGCTGGCCGAGCGCGCCGCGGCGGACCGGGACTGGACCTACCGGCACGTGGTGGTCGACGAGGCGCAGGAGCTGTCCGAAATGGACTGGCGGGTGCTGATGCGACGGTGCCCGGGGCGTTCGTTCACCGTCGTCGGTGATCTCGCGCAGCGCCGGTCGGAGGCCGGAGCGCGCTCGTGGGGCGCGATGCTGGACCGGTACGTGCCGGGCCGGTGGCTCTACCGCTCGCTGACGGTCAACTACCGCACACCCGCGGAGATCATGGCCGTCGCCGCCGGCGTGCTGGCCGGGTTCGCCCCGGGCGCGAACCCGCCGGAATCGGTGCGCGCCAACGGGATCCGGCCCTGGGCCCGCTCCGTCACCGACGCCGGACTGACCGCCGCGATCGAGGAGTTCGCGCACGACGAGGCCGGGCGTGAGGGCACCAGCGTCGTGATCGGTCCCCCGGGGGTGCCAGGCACGACACCGGCGGCCGAGACGAAGGGCCTGGAGTTCGACGCGGTGCTGGTGGTGGATCCGGCGCGGATCCTCGCTGACGGCCCGCGTGGCGCGGCCGAGCTCTACGTCGCCCTCACCCGCGCCACGCAACGGCTCGCGGTGCTGCACCGTGATCCGCTGCCGCCGGCGCTCGCGGCGCTCGGCGGGTAGGGGCCAGGGGCGGGAGGGCAGCACGCCGACAGCGAGCTCGAAGATCTCTCGCAGCCGCCCGAACAGCGGCGGCCCGGTCGTCGGGGTGATCTGCGCGGTGATCGACACCGCGACACCGCCCCGCCCGTCCGGCGTCGCCGCGGTGAACTGCGTGTAGCCCGGGGTGTTTCCGGTGTGGCCGTAGACGGTGCCGTACCGGGTGTCGTAGCGGAACAGCGCCGGTCCCGCGGAGTTCGTGCCCGGGCCCGGCGGCTCGGAACCGCCCGAGCGGAACCGGAACCGGGCCGCGCGGGTCTTGCGGTCGGTCAAGGCGCCGACGTAACCGCGCATGAACCGCACCAGATCCGCCGGCGTCGAGACGACTCCGCCGGAGGCCCAGCTCCACCCGGTCGGCGATCGTGCTCGTCACGTCCTCGGGTGCGCCGGAACCGGTGGTGTCGTAGCCGTGCAGGAACGGCGCCGGCATCGCGGCGCCGCGCGGCAGGATCGTGTCGCGCAGGCCCAGCGGCCGCAGCACCCACCGGCTCAGCACGTCTTCGTAGCGGCTGCGGTCACGGCCTCGCACATGAGCCCCACGACGATGTTGTCGGAGTTCGAATACTCGTACCGGCTGCCCGGCCGGAACGCGAGATCAGCGTCGGCGACGAACGACGGTAATTCTCGCGGCGGCGGCGGATTCAGCAAGTTCGCAACGACGGTGTCGCGGAATTCGCCGGTGCCGCTGAAATCGGGAATGCCGCTCGTGTGGCCGAGCAGCTGGCGAAGCGTCACGTCCGAGAACTGCCGGGGCAGCCCGCGCACCGTACGCCCGATCGTCGCGTCCAGCGACAGCCGGCCGCTGCTGACGAGCGCGAGCACGGCGGCTCCGCTGAACGCCTTGGCCACGCTCGCGACCCGCATGTGGTCCTCTGTCCGGGGTGTGCGCCGCGTGCCCAGCTGCGAAGACCCTGCGGTGTACACCGTCAGCTCCGCGCCGCGCCCGACCGCGACGACGACCGCGGGCTCGTCCGGGCTGTCGTGCAACCGCCGGACCGCACCGCGCCACTCATCGTCGACGCGCGGCCGGCCCCCGGCCATCGCGGCCGGAGCCGCCCCCATCAGACCACCCGCCGCGGCCATCGTGGCACTGGCGAGAACCGCACGCCGGGACATCATCGCACCACGGTAGCCGCGTGAATTGGTCGAGCCAATATGTTTTCTGAATCTCCCGGAATGGGCGCGGAAAGCAGGTGATTGATTCACCGCCTCGGTGAACACGGAAATGCTGATCAGGGCAGCTTCTCGCGGGCGGTCTGCCACATGCTCAGCCGATCTTTGTCCGGACCTTTCCGCACAAAGCCGACGAGCACCCCGACAGGGGCGGTCAGGTTCTTGTGCCACCGCAGCTCTCGTTTCCGGTCGGCCGCAAGCGCACCAACCGGCGGCCAGGGCGGCGGCGACGGCCGGAGCGAGCGACAGCGCAGCGAGAGTGTCGGCAGCGCGGGACTTCGGGTCCGGCGCGGGTCCGACGTGTTCGGCGACTCAGGTGCGCCAGAGCGAAGTCCTGGTATCGCTGCCGGATCCGGCCCGCGGGCACGCGCGTGCCGGCCGCCAGGGCCCGCTTCACCCCCCCACGCCCGCCGCGCCGCGTCAGGTTCGCCGGCGCGGTAAGCGCGCGACGGGGTGGTCAGCCGGACCCGGTCGAGTTCGAGGTGACCGTTGCCGATCGAGGCGCGCGCACGACCAGGTGCGCGGGTCCGGTCCAGCGGGTCACAGCCGTCGGTCACTGGTTCCCACGGCGGGCTCCGGATGAGCCGAGCCCGCCGGTGCAAGAGAACCGCTCACGCCATCTCGGGCACGTTCAGGTGCGCGATTGCCAGCTCGAACTCACGGGTGTCCAGCCGCTCGGCACCGGCTTCGCGCAGGGTCGCCGTGCGGAGCGCGGAAGCCTTCTCGGCCAGGCGGCGCATGGCGTCCGCGCTGTCGTAACCGATCGAAGCCACGCCCCGGCCCGCCGAGCGGTCCAGCATCAGGCTGGCGCTGGCGAACCCGTCGAACTCGGCGAGTGCGGGCAGGGTCGTCATCTTGAAGATGTCGACCACCCGGTCGAGCTGCTCGGGCTTCACGCGCAACCAGGTCGCCCGCACCGCGGCGCCGTCGTGGGCGCGGTGCTCGCGGTGTACGAGACCGATCTCCCACTCCTCCACCGTCGGCTCACCGCCGAACATGTCGACGACGCGCTGGCGCACCACACCCATCGCCTGAGCACTGGCGTGCATCAGCTCTTCCGACCGCCACGCTGTGGTCACGATGCACCGGCCGTCGTTGCGGGAGGCCAGCATCGAAAGGCCGACGCAGCCGTCGGTGGCGAGCGCTTCGGGCAGCACCGAGTCGCGGACGTGCGTGATCGCGTCGTCGATCGACGCCTGCCGGATCTGGATCGTCGTGGAACGCGCGAACACGGTCCACCTCCTGCCGGAAGGGGCGGCGCCCCGGTGACGCCACCGGTACCCCCAACCCTCCTCCGGCACCTCAGGAGGTCACAACGGGCCGAATTTCACCCCGGAACCCTAGAAAGCGCCCGCGCCGTTCGGGGTGCCCAGCCCGGTCGGCCCGTCGTACCCGGGGCCGGCCGTGCACAGGTACGAACCACCGCACTTGCCGTTGTTGCCCGAGACCACGTCGAACAACTCGCCCGGGTGCGCGTACGCCTGGGCTCCGGACGTCACGGAATTCCCGGCCAGCGCGTAGATCGACGCGACGACCGGCGAGGACAGGCTCGTGCCACCGACCTGCACCCAGCCATCGGCGCCCTGCGCGAGCCCGAGCTGCAGCAGCAGGTCGCACGCCGCGCCGCCGCCGCAGCTGTTGTAGGTGTCGTACACGCCGAGGCCGGTCTTCGGGTCGGCCACCGCGGCGACGTCGGCGACAGTCCGCTTCGCGCACGCGGTGTCGTGCTGCCACGCGGGTTTCGGCTCGAGCGCGGAGCACCCGCTGCCGCTGCCCGACCACGTCGACTCGCTCCAGCCGCGCGTGGTGCCGACGGCCTTCGTCAGCGTCGTGCCACCCACCGCCGTGACGTAGGGCGAAGACGCCGGCCAGCTCACGCCGTAGCCCGAGTCACCCGACGACGCGGTGATCGCGATACCCGGGTGGTCCAAGTGCGCGTCCGCCGCCTTGATCGTGGAATCTTCCGCGCCGCCGTAGCTGTTGGAGATCGCCACGACGCCCGGGGTTGCCGCGGCGGTGTCGACAGCCGTCATCAGCGGGTCGGTGTCGGGCGAATCGGCCTCCACCAACAGGATGTGGCAGTCGGGGCAGGTCGCGGACACCGCGTCGAGGTCGAGGCTGATCTCCTCGGCCCACCCGTAGTCCGGCTTCGGCAGCGGGCTCGCCGCGCCGTGCTGGTTGACCTTGCGGAAGCAGCCGTTGGCCGTCGTGCACGGCGACAAGCCACGCGCGGCACGGTAGGTCGCGAGATCCTTCTCGGCGGTCGGCGCGTCCATCGCGTCGACGATCGCGACGGTCCGGCCGCTGCCGTGCAAGCCGGAAAGCCCGTAGGCGGAACGGATTTCCGCCGGGCCGTACCCGACCGGGGTCGAGACCACCTTCGGCCCGGGCCCCTTCGGGGATTTGATCGCTTTGCCCAGGCAGTGCAGCTGCCCGTGCGTGGCGCACCCGAAATCGACCAGGCCACCGGTGAGGCGCGACGTGGCATCCGCGCTGCTCGAGGTGGCCAGGGCGAGCGGTACAGCCAGCACGAACGCCACCAAGACCCGGGTCAGGGACTTCAGTCGCACCATCGCGGCCACCTCCGATCACTCAGTGACAGCGAATGGTGCCACGCAACCCCTTCGGGGTCACCCCTCTGAATGAAAGAAATTTCCACACCGTATCCAGATTGATGCAGACAGCCGTCGCCATGACATGACCCCACACGGCGGCGCGGTTACCTTGGCGTGAACTGCAACGATTCCGACCGGTGGTCCGGGTCGCAGACCGCGCCGCTGCCGGTAGCCGACGAGATTCGGCAGCGTTCGTGCCCGACGGGATTCGGCACCGGTTTCGCCGACGACGTGGATGATCGAACCCGCGTCTTGAGCGACACCGTGAGCCGGCGTGACGGCTCTCCTCGTGGAGGGTCGTCCGGTTTCCGGCCGCACGGTGTCGAAGCGGGCATTCGCCGTTCGTGTAGAGGGCGAACCCACTTCCGGAGAGGATCGAGCCATGAAGCAGTACCTGCTCAGCGTCTACCAGCCCGACGGCCCCACGCCCCCGGCGGACGTGCTCGCCAGGATCAGCGGCGAGCTCGAGGCTCTCAACGCCGAACTGCGCGCCGCCGGCGCGTGGGTGTTCTCCGGCGGCCTCCACGCGGCCGCGTCCGCCACTGTCGTGCGCGCAAAAGACGGGGACGTGCTGATGACCGACGGCCCGTTCACCGAGGGCAAGGAGCACCTCGGCGGCTTCACGATCGTGCGGGCGCCCGACCTCGACGTCGCCCTCGGCTGGGCCGGGCGGATCGCGGAGATCACCACGCTGCCCGTGGAGGTCCGGCCCTTCCTGGGTGCCGAGTAGGTGTCCACTGTGGATGCGGCCGTGCTCGCGCGGGTGTTCCGCGCAGAGTACGGCCGCGCCGTGGCCGTACTGGTGAAGGTGTTCGGCGACGTCGACCTCGCCGAGGACGCGGTGCAGGAGGCCTTCGCCGTCGCGGCGAGCCGCTGGCCGGGCGAGGGACTGCCGCCGAGCCCGGCCGGCTGGCTGGTGACGACCGCACGCAACCGCGGCATCGACCGGCTGCGCCGCGAAGCCGCCCGCGCGGACCGGCACGCCCAGGCCGCGCTGCTGCACGCCCGCGCCGAACCCATCGAGGAGGGACCCGTGCGCGACGAACGGCTCCGGCTCGTCTTCACCTGCTGCCACCCGGCGCTCGCCCTCACCGCTCGCGTCGCCCTGACCCTGCGGCTGCTGGGCGGGCTCACGACCAGCGAGATCGCGCACGCGTTCCTCGTGCCGGAGCCGACGATGGCGCAGCGTATCTCCCGCGCCAAGGCGAAGATCCGCGACGCGGGCATCCCCTACCGCGTGCCGTCCGATGCCGACCTGCCGGCCCGGCTCAGCGCCGTGCTCGCGGTGCTGTACCTGATCTTCACCGAAGGCCACACCGCCACCAGCGGCCCCGCGCTGGGCCGGCCTGATCTGGCCGCCGAGGCGATCCGGCTCGCCCGGCTGCTCGCGGACCTCATGCCCGACGAACCCGAGGCACTGGGCCTGCTGGCGCTCATGCTGCTCGTGGAAGCCCGTCGCCCCGCCCGCACCAGCGAGGACGGCGAAGCCGTGTTGCTGCGTGACCAGGACCGCACTCGCTGGGACACCACGCTCATCACCGAAGGCCAGGACCTCGTGCGCCGCTGCCTGCGCCGCGACCGGCCCGGGCCGTATCAGCTGCAGGCCGCGATCAACGCCGTCCACAGCGACGCGGCCACGGCCGAAGCCACCGACTGGCGGCAGATCACCCAGCTCTACGACCACCTGCTCACCCTCGCTCCGACGCCAGTGATCGCACTCAACCGCGCCATCGCGATCGCCGAGGTCGACGGCCCCGGACCGGCGCTGGCGCTCGTGGACGGGCTGGCTCTCACCCGGTACCACCTGTTCCACGCCGTGCGCGCCGACCTGCTGTCCCGGCTCGGCCGCACCGCGGAGTCCGCCGAGGCCTACACCCGGGCCATCGACCTCGCCGGAAACGTGGCGGAGCGCACGCTGCTGGAACGCAAACGCGCCGCGCTCGGCTGAGCGCGCCGGTCCACCTCGCGGTGTGCCGGCGGCACAGAACCGTCCAGTGTGGACAGGTCACCGCGTGCGCGGCGAGCCGGTGGCGCGCATGCCGTCACCGCGGACCGCCGGCCGCTGCGATCGTCCGTCTCCTGCCCGTGCGCGGCCTCCGCTCCTTTCGGGGTGGTGACCGACGTCCCAGCGTGGGCCAGGGAGCCTCCGGGTTCTCACGGTGCTGGCTAGACTCGGGCGGCGATGCGACGATTCCGGTGGTGGTGGGGGGCGCTGGTCCTGGCCTGCGTGGCGGTGCTCGTGGGCTTTTTCGTGTTCTCCGGCCCCGGCAGCAAGAACGGGCTGCCACTGCCGCGCAAGGGCCCGCCCGGCACGGGCCCGCTGACGGTGGTGGCGATCGGCGACAGCACCGTATCCGGTGAGGGCGCCGGCCACTACACACCCGACACCGACGGCCGCAACGGCGACTGGTGCCACCGCTCGGCCGACGCGTTCGTGCAGAAGGTCCGGATCCCCGGTGTGACGGCACGGGTGAACCTGGCGTGCTCCGGAGCGCCCGCGGAGCAGGTGGCGCTGGGCGGGGTGAAGCAGTGGGGCGAGCCGTCGCAGGCGCAGCAGCTCGCCGCGGTGGTCAAGAACCACCGGGTCGCGGCCGTGGTGATCGCCGTCGGCGCCAACGACGACCCGCAGTTCTCCGCGCAGGTGTCCGCGTGTTTCAAGGCCTGGTTCACCGCGGGCGCGCCGTCGTGCAGCTCGGCCCTTCGAACCACCTGGAAATCCAAAGTGGACGCAATGGTGCCGAAGGTCGTCAACGCGGTCGGCGACGTGAAGAAGGTGCTCGCACAGGCGGGGTACGTGCCGGCCGACTACCAGCTGGTGCTGCAGTCCTACGCCACCCCCGTCGCCCCGGACATCCCGGCGAACCTGCAGAACCTCAACGGCTGCCCGTTCCGCACCGACGACCTGCAGTGGATCTCCACCACGGGCATCACCACGCTGTCGGCCGGCCTGAAGCAGGCGGCCGTGCAGTCGGGCGCGCGGTTCCTCGACCTGGCGCGCGCGGGCGAGCACCACGAAGCGTGCAGCGGCGGCCCCGACCCCGCCTCGGAGTGGTTCACGCGGCTGACGCTGCACCTGAACGACCTGGGTCAGGCGGACCGGGCGCAGCACGCGCTGCAGGAGTCGTTCCACCCCAACGCCGCCGGCCACGCCGCGATCGCCGACTGCCTGTCGGAGTTCCTCGCGGTCCGCGACGGCAACGCCACGTGCCTGGCCGGACCGGACGGCAACCTGCACGCCGTGCCGGAGATCCTGAGCCGCTGACCCCGCTCAGAGGTCCAGCGCGGCCCGCAGCGCGACGTCGATGTGCTCCTGCACCTCGTGGTCGATCTCCGCGATCCGCTCGGCGAGCCACGGCCGGTACAGGCGGGTGAGGTTGAGGGTGGACACCCAGTAGCGCGCATCGATCGCCACACCCAGGATGTCCTGTGGGTCGCGCTCGAGCAGCTCAGTGCCGAGCAGCCAGGGGCGTTCGGACTCGTTGACCCCGTCGGAGGACAGGAGCACCACCGTCCGTTCCCGGGCCGGTTCGGTCGGGGGGTGGTACGTCCAGACTTCACCCCTGCGCACGCATGTCCTTTTCGGCCTCCGAACGCTCCGCTTCGTCCGCCTCGGCCGCCGGCTTCACCGGCGTCCGCTGCGGCGTGTAGCCGGTCCTGACCGCCTCGCGCCGGGCCGCCTTCGACAGCCAGGAGGAGACTGAGATCCCGTGCGCGCGAGCGGCCCGCTCGGCGAACTCGAGGGCACCGCTGTCGAGCGAAAGTGTCACCTTACGTGTTGCCATACCTTTTATCGTACCAGCCGTCAGGCGGTCGGAGGCGCCACGAGGACACCACCTCGCCGGCGCGGGCGGCGTGCAGGGGGTTCGCCCGGGTCGGCCGCTTTGCCGTGCCGCGGTGCGGTGTCGAGCCGGGTGGCCACGCGCAGGCCGGCACCGTCGATGCCGCTGAGCAGTTGGGCGTGGGTGCGCGCGCCGAGGTGCTCGGCGAAGTCCGAGAGCACCAGCCGGCCTTCGCCTCCGGGTGTCAGGTGGGCGCAAAACGCGGTCGGGAACCCGTGCAGCATGCGGCTGCCCGGGTCGTAGACACCTTCCACCAGGGCCGAGACCGGGTTCTCGGGCAGCGACGGCGGGTTGGCGAGGACGAGGTCTGCGCTTCAGGCCGGGTAGAGGGCGGGGGCCGCCACCTCGATCTCGATCAGGTGGGCGAGGCCGAGCCGGGTGGCGTTGTCGCGCGCGCAGTCGAGCGCGCGCGGATTGCGGTCGGTGGCGACGATCCGCCCCGCGCCGGGCCAGCACGGCGGCGAGCGCCCTGGTGCCGGTGCCGAACGCGGTGCCCACCCGCGCGGGTAACGGCGTCCGGGCGACGAGGTCGACTTACTCGCTCCTGATCGGCTAGAAGACGCCGTAGTGGGGGGTAGATTCGCTCGCCCAGCGCTGCGACCGGTATCCCGCGCAGGCGTGCCATTGGTGGGCGCCGAGGGCCTCGAGCAGTTCGCTCAGGGGCAGCGCCGAGGCCCCTCAGCGGGGCCGAAAGCCTCCCGGCACGCTTCGCGGACGTCCGGGCGCGGCGCAGGTCGAAACCGTAGTCCGCATCGAGGGCGACCAGGAGGTGGCTGAGCACCCGGGCGCGGTGCCGGCGCGCGCGGCGGTGCCGGTGGAAGGCCTCGGCCGGGTCGTCGGCCGGGCGGGGCTGGTGCCGGTCGAGGCGGCGGCCCAGGGCGGTGAGCGGCCGTCTCGCGTGGGGGTAGTCGCCGCGCCAGCGCAGGGCGGTGCCCTCGCCGGCGAGACGGTGTGCGGTGGCGTCAGGGGTTGTCGGCGGGCACCAACCGCGCCGGCAGGTGAGCAGGGGGAACCTCGGGCTCCTGGTGTTCGGACGGCGGACACGCTGGGCGGCATCACCCCCAAGACGCTGACCCAGCGGCTGCGGGTGCTGGAGCACGAGCGGATCGTCGTCGCCGACCGCGAGCCGGGGCGGCGCGAGGTCTGGTACGGGCTCACGCCCGCCGGGCAGGAGCTCGTCCCGGTGCTGGAGCAGCTCGCGCGGTGGGGCCTGCGCAACGCGTTGCGGCCACCCGAGCCGGACGAACCGACGCATCCGGAGCACCTGCTGTGGGCGCTGCGGCTCACGCTCGAGGACGCCGGCGCGGCGATCGGCCCGGTGCGCTGGCTGGTGCGCGTCGCCGGTGAAGCCCACGTGCTCGCCTTCGACGGGCGAACGCTGGAGGCTGACCCGGGGCGAGACGAGCGATCCGGACGTGACGGTCACGGCCACCCGGCCGGCGCTGGCGAGGTTCCTGACCGGCCCGCCCGCGGCGCGTGCGGCCGAACAGCCCGGCCTCACCGTGACCGGCGGCCCGCCGCTCTAGGGTGGGTGCGTGAGCACAACCGTCCGTCTGCCGGGACCGGCGCCGCGCCGAGCTGTGGGAGTTCCTGCGCAGCCGCCGCGAGCGGGTCACACCGGCTGACGTCGGTCTGCCCGACGCGGGGCGGCGGCGCACGCCCGGGTTGCGGCGGGAGGAAGTCGCGGTGCTGGCCGGGGTCGGGGTGTCCTGGTACACGTGGCTGGAGCAGGGCCGCGACATCAAGGTGTCCGACGACGTCCTGGGACTCGGTGGCGCGGGCGTTGCTGCTCGACGAGGTCGAGCGGGCTCACCTGTACCGGCTCGCCGGGCTCAACCCGCCGCAGCGGTACGCCGCGCCGTCGGTGCCGCCTTCGCCGCAGCTGCAGCGGCTGCTGGACGCGTGCGCGCCGCGGCCTGGGTACGTGCGGGACCGGCACTGGAACTTCGCCGTGGTCAACGAGGCCGCGCGGGTGGTGTTCGGCTATGGCGAGACCGACCACAGCTGCCTGGTGTCGTTCTTCACCAACGCCCGCTACCGCGCGGTGCACTGGCACTGGGCCGAGACCGCCCCCCAGGTCGTGGCGGGGTTCCGCGCCGACGCCGCGCGGTATCCCGACGATCCCGAGTTCGACCGCGTCGCTGCGGATCTGGCCGAGGTCAGTCCCGACTTCGCCGCGCTGTGGGCGCGCCACGACGCCGCCGCGCACACCAGCGCGGTCGTAACGGTCGACCACCCGCGGGCCGGTTTGCTGGAGTTCGATGCGCCCTTGTTCCCCGTGCCGGCACACCCGGGGCACCACCTGGTCCTGCACGACCCGCGCCCGGGCACCGCCGAGCGCCTCGAGGAACTGATGCGCGCGGTGCCTGGTGGTGGCACACCCACCACGAGCTGACAC encodes:
- a CDS encoding YciI family protein; amino-acid sequence: MKQYLLSVYQPDGPTPPADVLARISGELEALNAELRAAGAWVFSGGLHAAASATVVRAKDGDVLMTDGPFTEGKEHLGGFTIVRAPDLDVALGWAGRIAEITTLPVEVRPFLGAE
- a CDS encoding KamA family radical SAM protein, with translation MTAIQEPVPSAADAGDQPYEYVRTQLVEPDWRRFPGWHEVTDAEWRDAQWQRVHCVRNVKQLRALMGDLLQDRFYEDLLADQRELATMSMLLPPQMLNTMAADAGSDPVKVTEAFYADPIRRYMLPVRSDRDLVWPSHPHSERDSLHEAEMWVVEGLTHRYPTKVLAELISTCPQYCGHCTRMDLVGNSTQQVEKHKLTLKPVDRQDAMIGYLKRTPGVRDVVVSGGDVANVPWPQLEAFLMRLMDIETVRDVRLATKALAALPQHWLQPKVVEGLERVAVTAQRRGVNLAIHTHVNHAQSVTPLVAEAARTALEVGVRDVRNQGVLMRGVNATPAALLDLCFALQGEANILPYYFYMCDMIPNAEHWRVAVWEAQELQHAIMGYLPGYATPRIVCDVPYVGKRWVHQLAEYDRERGISYWTKNYRTGIEHADPEALRRRYPYYDPISTLPGSGRKWWAEQNG
- a CDS encoding serine hydrolase, which encodes MFTEAVNQSPAFRAHSGRFRKHIGSTNSRGYRGAMMSRRAVLASATMAAAGGLMGAAPAAMAGGRPRVDDEWRGAVRRLHDSPDEPAVVVAVGRGAELTVYTAGSSQLGTRRTPRTEDHMRVASVAKAFSGAAVLALVSSGRLSLDATIGRTVRGLPRQFSDVTLRQLLGHTSGIPDFSGTGEFRDTVVANLLNPPPPRELPSFVADADLAFRPGSRYEYSNSDNIVVGLMCEAVTAAATKTC
- a CDS encoding S8 family serine peptidase, coding for MVRLKSLTRVLVAFVLAVPLALATSSSADATSRLTGGLVDFGCATHGQLHCLGKAIKSPKGPGPKVVSTPVGYGPAEIRSAYGLSGLHGSGRTVAIVDAMDAPTAEKDLATYRAARGLSPCTTANGCFRKVNQHGAASPLPKPDYGWAEEISLDLDAVSATCPDCHILLVEADSPDTDPLMTAVDTAAATPGVVAISNSYGGAEDSTIKAADAHLDHPGIAITASSGDSGYGVSWPASSPYVTAVGGTTLTKAVGTTRGWSESTWSGSGSGCSALEPKPAWQHDTACAKRTVADVAAVADPKTGLGVYDTYNSCGGGAACDLLLQLGLAQGADGWVQVGGTSLSSPVVASIYALAGNSVTSGAQAYAHPGELFDVVSGNNGKCGGSYLCTAGPGYDGPTGLGTPNGAGAF
- the helR gene encoding RNA polymerase recycling motor ATPase HelR, with amino-acid sequence MSAEGYERELRSERDYVAGLYARLDAERARVKNEYEKALGADGSSVMERDVSVRALDREVRRLSVVDNGLCFGRLDTVEGETSYIGRIGLFDEEDEYRPVLLDWRAPAARPFYTATGATAEGMRRRRQFHTRGRAVAGFTDEVFGRPGAGEGGDAALLAAVNAPRGEGMRDIVATIQAEQDEIIRLEHPGVLVIEGGPGTGKTVVALHRVAYLLYTQRERMERHGVLVVGPNPAFLTHIGRVLPSLGETDVVFTTTGELVPGLRVTAEDTPEATRLKGSLKILDVLTAAIADRQRVPGEPVPIDLGGVTVRIDAETAQWAIEEARASGLPHNEARAVFTEIVTYVLTERAINRIGRGWLSREDRDEWEDLRRTLLKELAEDTRFTAAVDELWPILTPETLLAPLYESADRLRAAGADPALGRAHGAEWTVADVPLLDELVDLLGRDKAADTAAERAAERDRRAEAAYADQVLDQLKLDREEQDEDVLLAAENLLYGQDLAGRFVEEDTRSLAERAAADRDWTYRHVVVDEAQELSEMDWRVLMRRCPGRSFTVVGDLAQRRSEAGARSWGAMLDRYVPGRWLYRSLTVNYRTPAEIMAVAAGVLAGFAPGANPPESVRANGIRPWARSVTDAGLTAAIEEFAHDEAGREGTSVVIGPPGVPGTTPAAETKGLEFDAVLVVDPARILADGPRGAAELYVALTRATQRLAVLHRDPLPPALAALGG